The following proteins are encoded in a genomic region of Cyclonatronum proteinivorum:
- a CDS encoding M1 family aminopeptidase: MWTFIQYELNFWLRRPMLWVFFALVTVMVGGAVSSDFITIGGTTADTVYRNAPTAIQDFYAVMGIITLLMVTAFMNSTANRDISSGMSALVFSSPIRERDYFFGKFIGAFLIACIPMLGTSLGILLGPLMPWADSARFTSVFWGAHLQSFLIFGIANTLIMGVLVYGLAVTFRNTMVSFVGAMVILVMVSISSGIGSNLDNQWIAALSDPFGLTALDQVSRFLSIDEQNTITAPFESWLLWNRLGWMALSFAIMGLLYWRFSFTESGWTFFRRKKRSDASEIAESQPQAPGYAPMRNFTAPVAAGFSWTALFSMVRFQTVSILRNQVFLIILLIGLINLGGNLTFFYDWYGTPVYPTSYSVIDRIAGGFYIFMIAIIVFYTGVLVWKERDAGISDMLDASAVSTGTIFVSKFIAMMLALAAVQIVLILAGIITQLLSGYPQIDFTHYVVELLIMDMLTFAQLVAVALLIHTLVNNRYVGYFVFVAVLVARASLQGALRTEFNMFMLWNQPSRIFSDMNGYGPFVPGMVWFNLYWAFFAGLLLIAAYAFFVRGHHSRFSDRLTEAGRRFRKARIPALALFTAFLASGGWIYYNTAVLNTYISSKEMEQIQLNYELTYKQYEGIAQPRWVHFDYEIDIHPYERALFVRASAVIVNKSEAALDSLHFTLPGSVRPENMLIDIPGATLALDDARHGYRIYTLGQPLMPGDSLHIQLRSEIVTRGFENEVSFTSLTQNGSFFNNFDIMPFFGYQSGYEVQSPTRRARLGLPERARMPVLDENDLVSRANHYVSGDSDWITMRAVLSTAEDQIAVAPGSLKREWTQDGRRYFEYELDHKALNFYAFMSARYEVARERWNEVDIEVYYAPRHSMNVPNMLSSIRKSLEYYTTHFGPYHHTQARIIQFPRYSSFAQAFPGTMPYSEGIGFISDLRNLGPGDIDPVFYVVAHEMAHQYWAHQVIGARMQGAEMLSETFSQYAALMVMEQAFGREQMDKFLRHETNSYLRGRGRERIAERPLMQAEEQSYIYYNKGSIVMYYLKEMIGEENVNRALRSLIDTYGYQEPPYPTTLSAVRAFREVTPDSLQYLIEDLFETITFFSNTAVSAEFEQDGDEYIVTLTTRTEKFRADSLGVLAPVPLNDFIDIGIFARPEQGLRLGEALLMERVHITQEENTFVRRVSAEPRTAGIDPWNVLIDRQPETNTRRVTRR, from the coding sequence ATGTGGACCTTTATTCAGTATGAGCTCAATTTTTGGCTGAGACGCCCCATGCTTTGGGTGTTCTTCGCCCTGGTAACCGTGATGGTCGGTGGCGCGGTTTCCTCGGATTTCATCACCATTGGCGGTACGACCGCCGACACCGTGTACCGCAATGCGCCGACCGCCATTCAGGATTTTTACGCTGTAATGGGGATCATCACCCTGCTGATGGTGACGGCCTTCATGAATTCAACAGCCAACCGCGACATCAGCAGCGGTATGTCGGCTTTGGTGTTCTCCAGCCCTATCCGTGAACGTGATTACTTCTTCGGAAAATTCATCGGCGCTTTCCTGATTGCCTGCATCCCCATGCTTGGTACGAGTTTGGGCATCCTCCTCGGCCCCCTCATGCCCTGGGCTGACAGCGCCCGGTTTACCTCCGTTTTCTGGGGGGCACACCTCCAAAGCTTTCTGATTTTCGGTATCGCGAATACCCTGATTATGGGTGTGCTGGTTTATGGCCTGGCCGTGACTTTCCGGAATACCATGGTTTCCTTTGTCGGTGCGATGGTCATTCTGGTAATGGTGAGCATAAGCAGCGGAATTGGCAGCAACCTCGATAACCAATGGATAGCCGCGCTTTCCGATCCCTTTGGCTTAACAGCACTTGATCAGGTCTCCCGTTTTCTGAGCATTGATGAGCAGAATACCATCACCGCACCTTTCGAAAGCTGGCTGCTCTGGAACCGGCTTGGGTGGATGGCACTCTCATTCGCCATTATGGGATTGCTGTACTGGCGCTTCTCCTTCACGGAATCAGGATGGACTTTTTTCCGGAGGAAAAAGCGCTCCGATGCTTCAGAAATTGCTGAAAGTCAGCCGCAGGCACCCGGCTACGCGCCCATGCGAAACTTTACAGCGCCTGTCGCTGCGGGATTCTCCTGGACGGCCCTGTTCAGTATGGTTCGCTTTCAAACAGTCTCTATTCTTCGCAATCAGGTTTTCCTGATCATCCTGCTGATCGGTCTGATCAATCTGGGGGGTAACCTCACCTTCTTTTACGACTGGTACGGAACCCCGGTCTATCCAACCTCATATTCGGTGATTGATCGCATTGCCGGCGGCTTTTACATCTTTATGATCGCCATCATCGTTTTCTACACCGGCGTGCTGGTTTGGAAGGAGCGGGATGCGGGCATTAGCGACATGCTCGATGCGAGTGCCGTAAGCACGGGGACGATCTTTGTATCCAAATTCATCGCCATGATGCTGGCGCTTGCAGCTGTTCAGATCGTGCTGATTTTAGCCGGCATTATCACGCAGCTGCTTTCCGGCTATCCGCAAATTGACTTCACACATTACGTAGTTGAACTGCTGATTATGGATATGCTGACTTTTGCGCAGCTCGTTGCGGTCGCCCTCCTCATCCATACGCTGGTCAACAACCGCTACGTGGGCTACTTTGTGTTCGTAGCCGTGCTGGTAGCACGGGCCTCCCTTCAGGGCGCGCTGCGCACGGAGTTTAACATGTTCATGCTTTGGAATCAGCCAAGCCGGATTTTTTCCGACATGAACGGCTACGGGCCTTTTGTGCCGGGGATGGTCTGGTTCAACCTGTACTGGGCCTTTTTTGCCGGACTCCTGCTGATTGCCGCTTACGCGTTTTTCGTGCGCGGCCATCACAGCCGTTTTTCGGACCGGCTCACCGAAGCGGGCCGCCGTTTCCGGAAAGCCCGCATCCCCGCTCTTGCGCTGTTTACCGCGTTCCTGGCAAGCGGCGGCTGGATTTACTACAACACGGCTGTGCTGAACACCTACATTTCATCCAAAGAAATGGAGCAGATACAGCTGAACTACGAGCTCACCTACAAGCAATATGAAGGCATTGCGCAGCCGCGATGGGTGCATTTCGACTACGAAATTGACATTCATCCCTATGAGCGGGCCCTGTTTGTGCGGGCATCAGCGGTGATCGTGAATAAATCTGAGGCAGCCCTCGATTCGCTCCATTTCACCCTGCCCGGATCGGTGCGCCCGGAAAACATGCTGATCGACATCCCCGGCGCTACGCTGGCCCTCGATGACGCCCGTCACGGCTACCGCATCTACACCCTGGGCCAACCGCTGATGCCCGGCGACAGCCTGCACATTCAGCTCCGCTCTGAAATCGTTACCCGCGGCTTTGAAAACGAAGTTTCGTTTACCTCCCTCACGCAAAACGGCAGCTTCTTCAACAACTTCGATATCATGCCCTTTTTCGGGTATCAGTCGGGATACGAAGTGCAGAGCCCGACCCGCCGCGCTCGGCTGGGCCTGCCCGAACGGGCACGGATGCCGGTGCTGGATGAGAACGATCTCGTCAGCCGGGCCAATCACTATGTGAGCGGTGACTCCGACTGGATTACCATGCGTGCGGTCCTCAGCACGGCTGAAGATCAGATCGCCGTGGCACCCGGAAGCCTCAAACGCGAATGGACGCAGGACGGGCGCCGCTATTTCGAGTACGAGCTCGACCACAAAGCGCTGAACTTCTACGCCTTTATGTCGGCCCGCTACGAGGTTGCCCGCGAGCGCTGGAATGAGGTGGATATCGAAGTGTACTACGCGCCGCGCCACAGCATGAACGTGCCGAATATGCTGTCCTCGATCCGGAAGTCCCTCGAGTATTATACCACGCATTTCGGACCTTACCATCACACGCAGGCGCGGATCATTCAGTTTCCGCGGTACAGCAGCTTCGCGCAGGCCTTCCCCGGCACCATGCCCTACAGCGAAGGTATTGGTTTCATCAGCGACCTGCGCAATCTGGGTCCCGGCGATATCGACCCGGTTTTCTATGTCGTGGCCCACGAAATGGCGCATCAGTACTGGGCGCATCAGGTGATCGGAGCCCGCATGCAGGGCGCGGAAATGCTCAGCGAGACCTTCTCGCAATATGCCGCACTCATGGTGATGGAGCAGGCCTTCGGACGCGAGCAGATGGATAAATTCCTGCGTCACGAAACCAACTCCTACCTGCGGGGTCGTGGACGTGAGCGCATCGCGGAGCGTCCGCTGATGCAGGCCGAGGAGCAGAGCTACATCTACTACAACAAAGGCTCTATCGTGATGTACTACCTTAAAGAGATGATAGGGGAGGAAAACGTGAACCGGGCACTGCGCTCGCTCATCGACACCTACGGTTATCAGGAGCCGCCCTATCCCACGACCCTCTCGGCAGTGCGCGCTTTCCGAGAGGTCACCCCCGACTCCCTGCAGTACCTCATCGAAGACCTGTTCGAAACCATCACCTTCTTCAGCAACACGGCGGTTAGCGCAGAGTTCGAGCAGGACGGGGATGAATACATCGTAACCCTCACGACCCGCACCGAAAAATTCCGCGCGGATTCGCTGGGCGTGCTGGCGCCCGTGCCCCTGAACGACTTTATCGACATCGGCATCTTTGCGCGCCCCGAACAGGGCCTCCGCCTGGGTGAGGCGCTGCTCATGGAGCGGGTGCACATTACTCAGGAAGAGAACACTTTTGTTAGGCGTGTTTCAGCCGAACCACGCACGGCCGGCATCGATCCGTGGAACGTCCTCATTGATCGTCAGCCCGAAACCAACACGCGGCGGGTCACACGGCGGTAA
- a CDS encoding ABC transporter ATP-binding protein translates to MNATSSLTITRLTKEYANGVKALDGVSLTIEPGMFGLLGPNGAGKSSLMRTLATLQEADAGEVSLGELDVLRDKEEVRRQLGYLPQEFGVYPKVSALLLLDHLALLKGFRNKAERREMVDYLLQKVNLFEHRTKAVSSFSGGMRQRFGIAQCLIGSPKLVIVDEPTAGLDPGERNRFYTILSEIGEQTIVILSTHIVQDVRELCTRMAIMDKGQVLYEGTTDDALALITGKVFEKQVEKEDLEAFRNAYRVLSSKMVGGKPRVHVLAEEDPGNGFAPAGESLEDVYFAKLNNII, encoded by the coding sequence ATGAATGCCACTTCCAGCCTTACCATCACCCGACTCACCAAAGAATACGCCAATGGCGTGAAAGCACTCGACGGCGTTTCGCTCACCATCGAACCCGGCATGTTTGGCCTGCTCGGTCCGAATGGGGCCGGGAAGTCCTCCCTGATGCGCACCCTTGCCACACTGCAGGAAGCCGATGCCGGTGAAGTTTCCCTTGGCGAACTCGACGTGCTTCGCGATAAGGAGGAGGTGCGGCGACAGCTGGGCTATCTTCCGCAGGAATTTGGGGTCTATCCGAAAGTATCGGCCCTGTTGCTGCTCGATCACCTCGCCCTGCTCAAGGGGTTCCGGAACAAAGCGGAGCGCCGGGAGATGGTGGACTACCTCCTGCAAAAAGTGAACCTGTTCGAACACCGCACAAAGGCGGTGAGCAGCTTCTCGGGCGGGATGCGTCAGCGGTTCGGTATTGCGCAGTGCCTGATCGGAAGTCCGAAACTGGTGATTGTGGATGAGCCCACCGCGGGACTCGATCCCGGCGAACGCAACCGCTTCTACACTATTCTGAGCGAAATCGGCGAGCAGACCATTGTGATTTTATCTACCCATATCGTGCAGGATGTACGCGAGCTCTGCACCCGCATGGCGATCATGGACAAGGGGCAGGTGCTGTACGAAGGCACGACCGACGATGCGCTGGCGCTCATCACCGGCAAGGTGTTCGAAAAGCAGGTCGAAAAAGAGGACCTCGAGGCTTTTCGCAACGCGTACCGCGTGCTCAGCTCCAAGATGGTGGGCGGAAAACCGCGGGTGCACGTGCTGGCGGAAGAAGATCCGGGCAACGGGTTTGCGCCCGCCGGCGAGTCCCTTGAGGATGTGTATTTCGCCAAGCTCAACAACATCATTTAA
- a CDS encoding sensor histidine kinase: MSSLIQKNNLIQILIWLSLLLLLFVGFFSSEPEEGSTNRSEDLLIISLIWLSMITASYTALYLHTKLFQNQRYVLFGGAIVLALVGIVFSVRTLSVLLLESSFIQSFYSDLVSYSFVMGISIGMRYAKQGLLDRYLLQEMQAQLLKAELDTLKSQINPHFLFNTLNNIYGVNLTDPEKGSEMILNLSEMFRYFLEAQKWDKVTLGEELELIRNYIALERMRLTPANRIELKVQAEVPSRLLPPLLLMPLIENAVKYGVQPGKATTISIDIQQGKQELTLTTLNELHPNHRTASTRTGLKNLSERLERLYPGRFTLHSAAAGNRWQAKLIIPL, translated from the coding sequence ATGTCCTCCCTCATCCAAAAAAACAACCTGATCCAAATCCTGATTTGGCTGAGCCTGCTGCTGCTGTTGTTTGTGGGCTTCTTTTCTTCTGAACCGGAGGAAGGCAGCACCAACCGCTCGGAAGACCTCCTCATTATCAGTCTGATCTGGCTGAGCATGATCACAGCGAGCTACACCGCCCTGTACCTGCACACAAAATTGTTTCAGAATCAGCGCTATGTGCTGTTTGGCGGCGCGATCGTACTGGCTTTGGTCGGGATTGTATTTTCCGTTCGTACCCTCTCCGTACTGTTGCTCGAGTCTTCCTTTATCCAGAGTTTTTACTCGGATTTGGTTTCGTATTCCTTTGTGATGGGCATCTCAATCGGCATGCGCTATGCCAAACAGGGACTGCTCGACCGCTACCTGCTCCAGGAAATGCAGGCGCAGCTGCTGAAAGCCGAACTCGACACCCTGAAATCGCAGATCAATCCGCACTTTCTGTTCAACACCCTGAACAACATCTACGGCGTGAACCTGACGGATCCGGAGAAAGGCTCCGAGATGATCCTGAACCTGTCGGAGATGTTCCGCTATTTTCTGGAAGCGCAGAAATGGGACAAGGTTACGCTGGGTGAAGAACTCGAGCTCATCCGCAATTACATCGCCCTCGAACGGATGCGGCTGACCCCTGCCAACCGCATCGAACTGAAGGTGCAGGCTGAGGTACCCTCACGCCTCCTACCCCCGCTCCTGCTCATGCCCCTCATTGAAAATGCGGTCAAATACGGCGTACAGCCGGGTAAGGCGACCACGATTTCAATTGACATACAGCAAGGGAAACAGGAACTTACGCTTACAACCCTAAACGAACTTCACCCCAATCACCGAACCGCCTCGACCCGAACCGGACTCAAAAACCTGAGCGAGCGGCTCGAACGTCTGTACCCCGGTCGCTTCACGCTGCACAGCGCAGCGGCAGGCAACCGCTGGCAGGCCAAACTGATCATCCCGCTATGA
- a CDS encoding LytR/AlgR family response regulator transcription factor, with amino-acid sequence MIRVLIVDDEAPAHTVLKAHCAKIDDIEVVGNCYDGTSALTFLRQHPVDLMFLDMQMSDLTGFELLQTLDAPPCVVFVTAYADYALESYEFGVTDYLLKPVRYARFLAAVEKVRRYLGRVNGSVKSGPEVSPDAAASADASSGAETAFLSIKTDGVTERVEVGRILYIEAWGNYIKIHLPEQTLVERRTLSDLETALTDHGFVRIHKAWLVRLRAIDAIDGNRVRIGKTELPVGAIYKQKLRDLIASDSV; translated from the coding sequence ATGATTCGCGTACTGATTGTAGATGATGAAGCACCCGCGCATACCGTGCTCAAAGCACACTGCGCCAAAATCGACGATATTGAGGTTGTGGGCAACTGCTACGACGGCACCTCGGCCCTGACCTTTCTGCGGCAGCATCCGGTTGATCTCATGTTTCTCGACATGCAGATGAGCGATCTCACGGGTTTTGAACTGCTCCAAACCCTGGACGCCCCGCCCTGCGTAGTGTTTGTTACCGCTTATGCCGACTATGCGCTCGAAAGCTACGAATTTGGAGTAACCGACTACCTGCTCAAGCCGGTGCGCTATGCCCGCTTTCTTGCGGCTGTTGAAAAAGTCAGGCGCTATCTCGGCAGGGTCAACGGAAGCGTGAAATCGGGTCCGGAAGTTTCCCCGGATGCGGCTGCCTCCGCCGATGCATCTTCCGGGGCGGAAACGGCTTTTCTCAGCATCAAAACAGACGGGGTGACCGAGCGCGTAGAAGTGGGCCGCATCCTGTACATCGAAGCCTGGGGGAACTACATCAAAATTCATCTGCCCGAACAAACCCTGGTCGAGCGCCGCACGCTTAGCGACCTCGAGACCGCCTTGACGGATCACGGCTTTGTGCGCATTCACAAAGCATGGCTCGTACGCCTGCGGGCAATAGACGCGATTGACGGGAACCGCGTCAGAATCGGGAAAACCGAGCTGCCTGTTGGGGCCATCTACAAACAAAAGCTGCGGGATCTTATCGCTTCGGATTCGGTATGA
- a CDS encoding ATP-binding protein, translating into MVLKQVLAQVLDDQQSMPLRRYEDAMPRSFSSEFKPALSHIEVVSGVRRCGKSTLMGMIRKAHYPDSIYINFEDSRLFDFEAGDFQKLDEIVPKQTQTWFFDEIQNITGWELFVRQLHDRGCKIFITGSNASLLSTELGTRLTGRYIRHDLYPFSYSEFISFAGLNPSADSFDAYLETGGFPEFITQKDPAVLQNLFKDILLRDIAIRHGIRNTQVLMEMALFLITNTGKETTYNSLKKQFGMGAANTASDYLHRMEESWLFSQLQRFSWSAKTRTANPRKIYAIDTGLIRANSLSFSADRARRLENAVYLHLRRAAGAGPTQIYYFREKQECDFVVFEKGSCTSVIQACEELTPDNLKRETGGLIEALNYFGLQEGLIITRNQADTLSTEGKTIRLIPAYRLMHDTSPDQG; encoded by the coding sequence ACAGGTATTGGATGATCAGCAAAGCATGCCGCTCAGGCGGTATGAGGATGCCATGCCGCGAAGTTTTTCGTCTGAATTCAAACCTGCGCTCTCACATATTGAAGTCGTTTCAGGGGTTCGAAGATGCGGAAAAAGTACTTTAATGGGGATGATCCGAAAGGCGCATTATCCCGATTCCATTTACATCAATTTTGAAGACTCCCGTCTGTTTGATTTTGAAGCAGGCGATTTTCAAAAGCTGGATGAAATCGTACCGAAACAGACCCAAACATGGTTTTTTGACGAAATCCAGAACATCACCGGATGGGAGCTGTTTGTGCGCCAACTCCACGACCGGGGCTGTAAAATTTTCATCACAGGATCCAATGCTTCCCTGCTGAGTACAGAGCTGGGAACCCGTCTGACCGGCAGGTATATCCGGCATGACCTCTATCCCTTTAGCTACAGCGAGTTTATCTCATTTGCTGGCCTAAACCCTTCAGCAGACAGTTTCGATGCGTATCTCGAAACAGGCGGTTTCCCGGAGTTTATCACTCAAAAAGATCCTGCCGTGCTCCAGAATTTGTTCAAGGATATTTTGCTGCGCGACATCGCGATTCGGCATGGTATCCGGAACACGCAGGTACTCATGGAAATGGCGCTGTTTCTGATCACCAACACGGGTAAAGAAACAACCTACAACAGCCTGAAAAAACAGTTTGGGATGGGCGCAGCAAATACAGCTTCTGATTACTTGCACAGGATGGAAGAATCCTGGCTGTTTTCCCAGCTGCAGCGCTTCAGTTGGTCTGCGAAAACCCGTACAGCAAATCCACGGAAGATTTATGCCATTGATACCGGTCTTATCCGCGCTAACTCGTTGAGCTTCAGCGCTGACCGCGCACGAAGGCTTGAAAATGCCGTTTATTTGCACCTGCGACGAGCGGCTGGGGCCGGACCAACTCAAATTTACTACTTCCGTGAGAAGCAGGAATGCGACTTTGTGGTATTCGAAAAAGGAAGCTGCACCTCAGTCATTCAGGCTTGCGAAGAACTAACGCCCGACAACCTGAAGCGGGAAACCGGCGGCCTCATCGAAGCCCTGAACTACTTTGGGCTGCAGGAAGGCCTCATCATCACCCGCAATCAGGCCGATACCCTGAGCACCGAGGGCAAAACCATCCGGCTGATTCCCGCTTACCGGTTGATGCATGACACCTCGCCGGATCAGGGATAA